The Primulina eburnea isolate SZY01 chromosome 8, ASM2296580v1, whole genome shotgun sequence genome contains a region encoding:
- the LOC140839281 gene encoding S-adenosylmethionine synthase 2-like, translated as MENLCGVIIGGGAFSGKDPTKVDRSGAYVVRQAAKSVVASGLARRCIVQVSYAMGVAEPLSVFVDTYKTGKIPDKDILVLIKENFDFRPGMIAINLDLKRGGNFRYQKSAAYGHFGREDPDFTWETVKILKPKA; from the exons ATGG AGAATTTGTGTGGGGTGATCATTGGTGGTGGTGCTTTCTCCGGAAAGGATCCAACCAAGGTGGACAGGAGTGGTGCCTATGTCGTTAGGCAGGCAGCAAAGAGTGTGGTGGCTTCAGGACTTGCTCGCCGTTGCATCGTGCAAGTTTCCTATGCAATGGGTGTAGCAGAACCACTTTCGGTGTTCGTTGACACCTACAAGACAGGGAAGATTCCAGACAAGGATATACTCGTCCTTATTAAGGAGAACTTCGACTTCAGGCCCGGAATGATTGCCATTAACCTTGACTTGAAGAGAGGTGGCAACTTCAGATACCAGAAAAGTGCTGCTTATGGTCATTTTGGTCGTGAGGATCCGGACTTCACCTGGGAAACTGTCAAGATTCTGAAGCCTAAGGCTTGA
- the LOC140839810 gene encoding S-adenosylmethionine synthase 3-like: MDTFLFTSESVNEGHPDKLCDQVSDAILDACLEQDPESKVACETCTKTNMVMVFGEITTKANVKYEKIVRDTCRGIGFTSPDVGLDADHCKVLVNIEQQSPDIAQGVHGHLTKKPEEIGAGDQGHMFGYATDETPELMPLTHVLATKLGAKLTEVRKNKTCPWLRPDGKTQVTVEYRNDGGAMVPLRVHTVLISTQHDETVTNEKIASDLKEHVIKPVVPAQYLDENTIFHLNPSGRFVIGGPHGDAGLTGRKIIIDTYGGWGAHGGGAFSGKDPTKVDRSGAYVVRQAAKSVVASGLARRCIVQVSYAIGVAEPLSVFVDTYKTGKIPDKDILVLIKENFDFRPGMIAINLDLKRGGNFRYQKSAAYGHFGREDPDFTWETVKILKPKA, from the coding sequence ATGGATACCTTCTTGTTCACCTCTGAGTCCGTCAACGAAGGTCACCCTGACAAGCTTTGCGACCAAGTCTCAGATGCGATTCTTGATGCTTGCCTAGAGCAGGATCCAGAAAGCAAAGTTGCATGTGAAACATGCACGAAGACTAATATGGTGATGGTCTTTGGTGAGATCACAACCAAGGCTAATGTGAAATACGAAAAGATAGTTCGGGATACCTGCAGAGGCATTGGGTTCACTTCTCCAGATGTTGGTCTCGATGCTGACCACTGCAAGGTCCTTGTCAATATCGAACAGCAAAGTCCTGACATTGCCCAGGGAGTTCACGGTCATCTCACCAAGAAACCTGAAGAAATAGGAGCTGGCGACCAGGGCCACATGTTTGGCTATGCCACTGACGAAACACCAGAGCTCATGCCACTCACACATGTCCTTGCCACCAAGCTTGGAGCCAAGCTTACCGAAGTGAGAAAGAACAAGACTTGTCCATGGTTGAGACCCGATGGTAAGACACAAGTTACTGTTGAGTACAGGAATGATGGTGGTGCCATGGTTCCCCTCAGAGTCCACACTGTCCTCATCTCAACCCAACATGACGAGACTGTCACGAACGAGAAGATTGCAAGCGATTTGAAAGAGCACGTTATCAAGCCTGTGGTTCCTGCCCAGTATCTTGATGAAAACACAATCTTCCACCTCAACCCATCTGGCCGATTTGTTATCGGTGGTCCCCATGGAGATGCAGGACTCACTGGTAGGAAAATCATCATCGACACCTACGGTGGCTGGGGTGCTCATGGTGGTGGTGCTTTCTCCGGAAAGGATCCTACCAAGGTGGACAGGAGTGGTGCCTATGTCGTTAGGCAGGCAGCAAAGAGTGTGGTGGCTTCAGGACTTGCTCGCCGTTGCATTGTGCAAGTTTCCTATGCAATCGGTGTAGCAGAACCACTTTCAGTGTTCGTTGACACCTACAAGACGGGGAAGATTCCAGACAAGGATATACTCGTCCTTATTAAGGAGAACTTCGACTTCAGGCCCGGAATGATTGCCATTAACCTTGACCTGAAGAGAGGTGGCAACTTCAGATACCAGAAAAGTGCTGCTTATGGTCATTTTGGTCGTGAGGATCCGGACTTCACCTGGGAAACTGTCAAGATTCTGAAGCCTAAGGCTTGA
- the LOC140839280 gene encoding cyclin-dependent kinase G-1-like, with the protein MGAGGVSAVATLMLMSAGFQMNTSKYLRENMPMLKSSRISESIRQHVPITLECGTIFEVAQVSNIYGDKIADQPKGGENVSGKKPSSKRFKNGRADEYEVLEKIGEDSFGTVYGSREKKTGEIVAMKKGLNGFCRSSLREIDILQSLAGLPWFVEFKQVVLDEDGGVDVVMEYVEYDLARVMDGMTRGFTEWEAKNVMWQLLEGVAFLHENGIMHRDLKPSNLLLKNNGRLKICDFGFSKGYVVGRLYSEADQLRGIAEMIGSQKRFLWPPLERKFANILYGKGIDLLKKLLTCDPNGRITADQALDHKWFSEI; encoded by the exons atgggcgccggaggagTGTCCGCCGTAGCCACTCTGATGCTAATGTCAGCAGGTTTTCAGATGAACACAAGcaaatatttgagagaaaatatgcCGATGCTTAAGAGTTCAAGGATTTCAGAATCT ATTAGACAGCATGTACCAATCACACTCGAGTGTGGTACAATTTTCGAGGTGGCCCAAGTG TCTAACATATATGGAGACAAAATCGCCGATCAACCCAAGGGAGGAGAGAATGTGTCTGGAAAGAAACCGAGTTCCAAAAGGTTCAAGAATGGGAGAGCCGATGAGTATGAAGTGTTGGAAAAGATCGGGGAGGATTCTTTCGGCACGGTTTACGGATCCCGGGAGAAGAAAACAGGTGAAATCGTGGCGATGAAGAAAGGGTTGAATGGATTTTGTAGATCATCATTGAGAGAAATCGATATTCTACAATCGCTTGCTGGTCTACCGTGGTTTGTTGAGTTTAAACAAGTTGTGCTTGATGAAGATGGCGGCGTTGACGTGGTGATGGAGTACGTCGAATACGACCTAGCTCGGGTCATGGATGGGATGACAAGGGGTTTCACAGAGTGGGAAGCCAAGAACGTGATGTGGCAGCTGCTAGAGGGCGTCGCGTTTCTACACGAGAACGGGATCATGCATAGAGATTTGAAACCCTCCAACCTCCTTTTGAAGAACAATGGCAGGCTGAAAATATGCGATTTTGGGTTTTCGAAAGG ATATGTGGTCGGTAGGCTGTATTCCGAGGCTGACCAGTTGCGAGGAATAGCCGAGATGATCGGCAGCCAAAAACGCTTTCTTTGGCCTCCATTGGAAAGGAAATTTGCCAATATTCTCTATGGAAAGGGAATTGATCTGTTGAAAAAACTTTTAACTTGCGATCCCAACGGAAGAATAACAGCGGATCAAGCTCTCGATCATAAATGGTTCTCAGAAATCTGA